A genomic segment from Saprospiraceae bacterium encodes:
- a CDS encoding cytochrome C peroxidase — MNRFVKFSLVLAGFYWFSACNEDPVKGMDDLSQIPYVPESYSNVIPQGMPQLPFTTEDPLTKEGVQLGRHLFYDPILSLDSTIACASCHDPRKSFTDNLPVSPGVGGSLGTRSSMTILNTAYFYKGLFWDGRAAFLADQAAQPVENPVEMHEMWPSVIEKLKRHPTYPGMFRKAFGINSKSEISKELATKAIAQFERILLTGGNSIYQKQIRGELFFDADQQEGHDLYFNVDVLIPDAECFHCHAAPLMMANDYFNNGIDTVASLDDFKDTGRGGITGVRYDNGKFKAPTLYNIALTAPYMHDGRFKTLEEVIEHYNSGGHFAENKDGFIRKLGLNRRQKQSLIAFLNTLTDTSYLQNPDVLSPF, encoded by the coding sequence GTGAACCGATTTGTAAAATTTAGCCTTGTATTGGCAGGTTTTTACTGGTTCAGTGCCTGTAATGAGGATCCGGTTAAAGGGATGGATGATCTCAGCCAGATCCCTTATGTACCAGAGTCCTATTCTAATGTTATACCGCAGGGAATGCCCCAACTGCCCTTCACAACGGAAGATCCACTGACCAAAGAAGGCGTTCAGCTGGGAAGACATTTGTTTTACGATCCAATCCTTTCATTAGACAGCACCATAGCTTGTGCAAGTTGTCATGATCCACGAAAATCATTTACCGATAATCTTCCGGTCAGCCCGGGTGTTGGAGGCAGTCTTGGCACCAGAAGCAGTATGACCATATTAAATACGGCTTATTTCTATAAAGGACTATTTTGGGATGGGCGCGCTGCGTTTTTAGCAGATCAAGCAGCTCAACCGGTTGAAAATCCTGTAGAAATGCATGAAATGTGGCCATCCGTAATTGAAAAACTGAAACGACATCCAACATATCCAGGCATGTTTCGTAAGGCATTTGGGATTAACTCCAAATCAGAAATCAGTAAGGAATTGGCAACTAAAGCCATTGCCCAATTTGAGCGAATTCTTCTTACCGGTGGCAATTCAATTTACCAAAAACAAATACGGGGTGAGTTGTTTTTTGATGCGGATCAACAAGAAGGACATGATCTATACTTTAATGTGGATGTCCTGATCCCGGATGCAGAGTGTTTTCATTGCCACGCTGCTCCGTTGATGATGGCAAATGATTATTTCAACAATGGCATTGATACTGTCGCCAGTCTGGATGATTTTAAGGACACAGGAAGAGGCGGGATCACCGGAGTTCGGTATGATAATGGCAAATTCAAGGCTCCGACACTTTATAACATCGCCTTGACAGCACCTTATATGCATGACGGTCGCTTTAAAACCCTGGAAGAAGTTATAGAGCACTACAATTCAGGAGGCCATTTTGCAGAAAACAAGGATGGTTTTATTAGGAAGCTGGGATTGAATCGTCGTCAAAAGCAAAGTCTGATTGCTTTTTTAAATACCCTAACCGACACTTCCTACCTTCAAAATCCGGATGTTTTAAGTCCGTTTTAA
- a CDS encoding 3'-5' exonuclease → MFSLNRDLIFFDVETTGLHVIRDRILQIAMIKYFKSGAPPEELSMIINPGIPIAAEALAIHGIGPEQVANQPTFKDVAQSLYDFIGDADLAGYNSNRFDIPILAEEFARYGFDLDLDKRRQIDVQRIFYKMEPRTLKAAYQFYCNEELIDAHDALIDIRATVRVLEGQLERYAGQDYHGDDNEFIAAPVKPDTQALHDFTNDLKTLDATQRLRYNEQGEIVFNFGKFVGQTFEQVWLKESKYFYWILDKEFSFQVKAIIKKYIESKKTENNQK, encoded by the coding sequence ATGTTCAGCTTAAATAGAGATTTGATATTTTTTGATGTAGAAACAACCGGATTGCATGTTATAAGGGACCGCATATTACAAATTGCAATGATTAAGTACTTCAAAAGTGGAGCACCTCCTGAAGAATTATCTATGATTATAAATCCTGGAATTCCTATTGCAGCGGAAGCATTGGCTATTCATGGCATAGGTCCGGAGCAAGTAGCCAACCAACCAACATTTAAGGATGTGGCCCAATCGCTGTATGATTTTATTGGCGATGCGGATTTGGCAGGATATAATTCAAATCGATTTGATATTCCAATTCTGGCCGAAGAATTTGCACGCTATGGATTTGATCTTGACTTAGATAAGCGCAGACAAATAGATGTTCAGCGAATTTTTTATAAAATGGAACCTCGAACTCTCAAAGCGGCGTACCAATTTTATTGCAATGAAGAATTAATTGATGCACACGATGCATTGATTGATATCAGAGCCACAGTTCGCGTTCTGGAAGGCCAGTTGGAGCGATATGCCGGACAAGATTATCATGGAGACGATAATGAATTTATTGCCGCTCCGGTAAAACCAGATACACAAGCCTTGCACGATTTTACCAATGACTTAAAAACATTGGATGCCACACAACGCCTGCGTTATAACGAGCAGGGTGAAATTGTATTCAATTTTGGAAAATTTGTTGGTCAAACATTTGAACAAGTTTGGCTAAAGGAATCAAAATATTTTTATTGGATTTTGGATAAGGAGTTTTCGTTTCAGGTAAAAGCCATTATTAAAAAATACATTGAATCAAAGAAAACCGAAAATAACCAAAAATGA
- a CDS encoding TerC family protein yields MFEIPDFGSFEIIMSFLTLTFLEIVLGVDNIIFISITAARLNDEDKKKATRIGLLAAMVLRVILLFGLSFLTAMQEPLFIINQTWLHAGFSIQSLILIVGGIFLMYKSVTEIHHKLESDNDMDHAGSGIKKLSLTNAVIQISLINLIFSLDSILTAVGMTNGLHGALWLMIIAVITSILIMIAFANPVGKFVNEHPTIQMLGLSFLILIGFMLIAEGSHLAHLHVGESEIGTIPKGYLYFAIAFSLLVEFLNMRLRKKVRPVQLHGIEKEAKKLGYFNKEKQ; encoded by the coding sequence ATGTTTGAAATACCTGATTTTGGAAGTTTCGAGATTATTATGAGTTTTCTCACCCTGACTTTTTTAGAAATAGTTTTAGGTGTTGATAATATTATTTTTATATCGATTACTGCTGCCAGATTAAATGATGAAGATAAAAAGAAAGCGACCCGGATTGGTCTTTTGGCTGCTATGGTTTTGAGGGTTATCTTATTATTCGGATTAAGTTTTTTAACTGCAATGCAGGAACCATTATTTATTATAAATCAAACATGGTTGCATGCAGGATTTTCAATCCAAAGTTTAATATTAATCGTTGGAGGTATTTTTTTAATGTATAAAAGTGTTACAGAAATCCACCACAAACTGGAATCTGATAATGACATGGATCATGCAGGAAGTGGAATTAAAAAATTGAGTTTAACAAATGCTGTTATTCAAATTTCTTTGATTAATCTCATTTTTAGTTTGGATTCAATATTAACAGCTGTTGGAATGACCAATGGATTGCATGGGGCATTGTGGTTGATGATCATTGCTGTAATTACATCTATTTTGATAATGATAGCTTTTGCAAATCCGGTTGGTAAATTTGTAAATGAGCATCCAACCATCCAAATGCTGGGTCTTTCATTTTTGATTTTGATCGGGTTTATGTTGATCGCAGAGGGTTCTCATCTGGCCCATCTCCATGTTGGCGAAAGTGAAATTGGTACCATACCTAAAGGATATCTTTATTTCGCAATTGCATTTTCGTTGCTGGTCGAATTTTTAAATATGAGATTGCGTAAAAAAGTGCGGCCTGTCCAATTACATGGCATTGAAAAGGAAGCTAAAAAATTGGGCTATTTTAATAAAGAAAAACAATAG
- a CDS encoding VCBS repeat-containing protein, with protein sequence MITNCVLSKYIKLDFITINLSITYLYIFIILQSSNLYAQQLNCNWFDSSLCSIFLNKHINLLPIEKKLESEVDVQLFSSPILVDLNNDCIPEILVGGKDANEIYIINSTSGKIISKISTFFFNSDSPTPFAVADVDNDGIPEIVVAITWYFSIPINYRGKLICYNLDGTIKWVSNERYDLNQAFQESGSPAFADFNQDGFTEVYIHNSIFNAQSGFKLIDGGNFGIGKQSIFDAYSTTITIAAQLDDETNDLELAAGYTIYKISISNLNGISGNSIIANNIQINNEYRDGFTSIADVDRDGALDVIVTSAGLNDVLIYCYSLKNGTLIKLASTSITDPIHRIGPAVIGDLTGNGLVSIVFNCPNKLYCFKYNGTFILQKEWELKVEDLSGFSCLTLFDLDNDNKKEIIYRDEGYLRIIASDGNVPTQIAIIFCPASSIQEGPILGDLDNSKKSKICVTCYNFDSTYYKLFIFGPPDSLPGWAPARGIWNQYNYHVLNINDDLTVPRVQKNNATYKNGKYNNFYVQESLVDSNGYYKRPAASLFGMMDCIQYDPITDLYSVDFSLFNKKNASHAADSGLSVAFYNGNPELGAPLLGIYHTSQTLVAGDSLINLVFQFSASGLKHLFMVINTQRNASGSFNDADFILNECDYTDNFFSTLELPSIIKTDTFICQNSSFRFFDSTLTVPGLHFHSFINSKGCDSIVHILSLKLRDTSQTHIQVFACDSLIWNGMHLDSSGLYSHVLSNQFGCDSSLILDLQLMHSSFSSLTATACDSFYWNQQFYLNSGQFVVATTNSVGCDSMAVLNLIIHQADTSFSTQTACDSFFWNGSWLYKTGIYSFNSINQFNCDSLVVLDLKIDSVIHSFQSIQSCDSLIWNNTLYKASGQYLFNTLSTLGCDSMAHLDLQLNHSNQSNLRVTACDSFLWNGLFYTQDGLYSKLTQNAAGCDSLAFLDLTIHAATRSLDSITSCNSYFWNDSSYHQSGLYTFKSHNAYGCDSLAMLQLVVLPSDSSIFTKTVCDSLIWNGANLQASGDYTFTTKNKLGCDSTIFLKLSVNHASRSDLSFSVCDSLLFNGQILRNSGNYLFKLLNAQACDSLVSVQLHILSDFHSDTVEVCDSLVWPVNGNLYTQSGIYQQHFINQHACDSSFRLNLLIHPSFIHIDSVKTCDPFLWLPKQQQLSSSGDYVAMFQSVAGCDSIIKLHLDILPDYEFTDSVYTQEVFTWKVNQQRYSASGIYRQNFLSSLGCDSIHWLVLTINKDLQIYYPNVINTSSQQNDHFNLFIFGQQAIIDDLSIFDRWGNLIWQTIQLVPNDTQQGWNGKSNEQFVLPGVYVWNARIKLQDGSVILKSGDLTVVR encoded by the coding sequence TTGATCACTAATTGTGTTCTAAGCAAATATATTAAGTTAGATTTCATTACTATCAACCTATCGATTACCTATTTATACATTTTTATAATTCTTCAATCAAGCAATCTTTACGCACAGCAATTAAATTGTAATTGGTTTGATAGTAGTTTATGTAGTATTTTCTTAAACAAACATATAAATCTATTACCAATTGAAAAAAAATTAGAGTCTGAAGTAGATGTACAACTTTTTTCATCCCCAATTTTAGTAGACCTAAATAATGATTGCATTCCTGAAATTCTAGTAGGAGGCAAAGATGCAAATGAAATTTATATAATAAATTCAACTTCGGGAAAGATTATATCTAAAATAAGCACATTCTTTTTTAATTCAGATTCTCCGACCCCATTTGCTGTCGCAGATGTAGATAATGATGGGATTCCTGAAATAGTTGTTGCTATTACATGGTATTTTTCTATTCCAATAAATTATAGAGGAAAATTAATTTGTTATAACTTGGATGGCACTATAAAATGGGTTTCTAATGAAAGATATGATTTAAATCAGGCATTTCAAGAATCGGGTTCTCCCGCATTTGCAGATTTCAATCAAGATGGTTTTACAGAAGTTTATATTCATAATTCTATTTTTAATGCACAATCTGGATTCAAATTAATAGATGGAGGTAATTTCGGAATTGGAAAACAATCAATCTTTGATGCGTATTCAACTACAATTACGATCGCTGCACAATTAGATGACGAAACTAATGACCTAGAATTAGCTGCAGGCTACACTATTTATAAAATAAGTATATCTAATCTCAATGGAATTTCTGGTAATAGTATCATAGCAAATAATATACAAATTAATAATGAATACCGTGATGGCTTTACTTCAATTGCAGATGTTGATCGTGATGGTGCTTTAGATGTTATCGTAACTAGTGCAGGCCTCAATGATGTTTTAATTTATTGTTATTCTTTGAAAAATGGTACTTTAATCAAATTAGCTAGCACTTCAATAACCGACCCAATTCATAGAATTGGTCCAGCAGTTATTGGTGATCTTACAGGAAATGGATTAGTTTCTATTGTATTTAATTGTCCAAATAAATTATACTGCTTTAAATATAATGGCACATTTATTTTACAAAAGGAATGGGAATTGAAAGTTGAAGATTTATCTGGATTTTCTTGTCTGACTCTCTTTGACTTAGATAATGACAATAAAAAAGAAATTATTTACCGAGATGAAGGATATCTACGAATAATAGCCAGTGATGGAAATGTACCAACTCAAATTGCTATAATATTTTGTCCTGCATCTTCAATACAAGAAGGACCTATTTTAGGTGACTTAGATAATTCAAAAAAATCAAAAATTTGTGTCACTTGCTACAATTTTGATAGTACATATTATAAACTTTTTATCTTCGGTCCGCCCGATTCTTTACCCGGCTGGGCTCCTGCCCGTGGCATCTGGAATCAATACAATTATCATGTTTTGAATATCAATGATGATCTGACCGTACCCCGTGTTCAAAAAAATAATGCTACCTATAAAAATGGTAAGTACAATAATTTTTATGTACAGGAGTCTTTAGTAGATTCCAATGGGTATTATAAAAGACCGGCTGCCAGTCTCTTTGGGATGATGGATTGCATTCAATATGATCCCATTACAGATCTTTATTCGGTTGACTTCAGTTTATTTAATAAAAAAAATGCATCTCATGCTGCGGACTCCGGTTTGTCTGTCGCCTTTTACAATGGCAATCCTGAATTGGGAGCTCCCTTATTGGGGATCTACCATACCAGCCAAACTTTGGTTGCCGGTGATAGTTTGATAAATCTGGTTTTCCAATTTTCTGCCAGCGGTTTAAAGCATCTGTTTATGGTGATTAATACACAACGCAATGCTTCCGGTAGTTTTAATGATGCTGATTTTATTCTGAACGAATGTGATTACACTGATAATTTTTTTAGTACCCTTGAGCTGCCTTCAATTATAAAAACAGATACTTTTATTTGTCAAAACAGTTCCTTCCGCTTTTTTGATTCTACCCTTACAGTGCCGGGATTACATTTTCATTCTTTTATCAATAGTAAAGGATGTGATAGTATCGTTCATATATTAAGTTTAAAGCTCCGCGATACATCTCAGACTCATATTCAGGTTTTTGCATGTGATTCTCTGATCTGGAATGGAATGCATTTAGATTCCAGCGGATTGTATTCACATGTACTTTCAAATCAATTTGGTTGTGACAGCAGCCTCATCCTGGATCTTCAACTTATGCATTCCAGTTTTTCCTCTTTAACTGCTACTGCTTGTGATTCCTTTTATTGGAATCAACAGTTTTATTTAAACAGCGGACAGTTTGTTGTTGCTACCACCAATTCGGTTGGCTGTGATAGCATGGCGGTTTTAAATCTGATCATTCATCAAGCGGATACCAGCTTCTCCACTCAAACGGCTTGTGATTCATTCTTTTGGAATGGAAGCTGGCTTTATAAAACCGGTATCTATTCATTTAATTCCATTAATCAATTTAATTGTGATAGTCTGGTTGTGCTCGATTTAAAAATTGATTCGGTCATTCATTCGTTTCAATCCATTCAATCCTGTGATTCATTGATCTGGAACAACACCCTTTACAAGGCTTCCGGTCAATATCTATTCAATACCCTGAGTACGCTTGGTTGTGACAGTATGGCTCATTTAGATTTACAACTCAATCATTCCAATCAATCCAATTTACGAGTTACTGCTTGTGATTCCTTTTTATGGAATGGTTTGTTTTATACTCAGGATGGTTTGTATTCTAAGCTAACACAAAATGCTGCAGGTTGCGACAGTCTGGCTTTCCTGGATCTTACAATCCATGCTGCCACGCGATCGTTGGATTCAATTACAAGTTGCAATTCTTACTTTTGGAATGACAGCAGCTATCATCAAAGCGGATTGTATACTTTTAAGTCTCATAATGCTTATGGATGTGACAGTTTGGCTATGTTACAATTAGTTGTTTTACCTTCTGATTCGAGCATCTTCACTAAAACTGTTTGTGATTCATTAATTTGGAATGGTGCCAACCTTCAAGCTTCAGGTGATTATACATTTACTACAAAAAATAAATTGGGTTGTGACAGTACAATTTTTCTCAAACTATCAGTCAACCATGCTTCCCGTTCAGACTTGAGTTTTTCCGTTTGTGATTCATTACTTTTTAATGGACAAATTTTACGTAATTCCGGTAATTATTTATTTAAACTTTTGAATGCTCAAGCTTGTGATTCCTTAGTATCAGTTCAACTCCATATCTTATCCGATTTTCATTCTGATACTGTAGAAGTTTGTGATTCATTGGTATGGCCGGTTAACGGTAATTTATATACTCAATCCGGTATATATCAACAACATTTCATCAATCAGCATGCCTGCGATTCTTCGTTTCGTTTAAATCTATTAATACATCCCTCTTTCATACATATTGATTCTGTCAAGACTTGCGATCCCTTTTTATGGTTGCCCAAGCAACAACAGCTTTCCAGTTCGGGGGATTATGTTGCTATGTTTCAATCTGTAGCTGGTTGTGATTCGATAATAAAACTTCATTTGGATATTCTACCAGACTATGAATTTACCGATTCGGTTTATACGCAGGAAGTTTTTACCTGGAAAGTCAATCAACAGCGTTATTCAGCTTCCGGAATATACAGACAGAATTTTCTATCCTCTTTAGGTTGTGATTCCATTCATTGGTTGGTCTTGACGATAAATAAAGATCTTCAAATTTATTACCCCAATGTGATCAATACGTCCAGTCAGCAAAATGATCATTTCAACCTGTTTATTTTTGGTCAACAAGCAATCATTGACGATTTGAGCATTTTTGATCGTTGGGGAAATTTAATTTGGCAAACTATCCAACTGGTTCCTAATGACACACAGCAAGGTTGGAATGGCAAATCCAATGAGCAATTTGTATTACCGGGTGTTTATGTCTGGAATGCTCGTATTAAACTTCAGGATGGATCGGTAATTCTTAAATCCGGTGATTTGACGGTGGTACGGTAA